TCCTCATTGTCCTATCCTCATTCCCCCAAATCCAGGTGAGCGAGACCTATTTTTGGATCCTCCTCCTGTTCGTGGGGGTGGGACAATTTATGTTCCTGGGCGTGGTGAAGAGCAAGCGTCCCACTCTGCTGGGAGAATAAAAAGGAGAAAAAGGTATGTCGGCTGACATTGGCATTCCCGTATTGCGGGAAATACAAGATGCGTTTGAAACGCAGTTCCGCTACCTCGGCATGCGGATATCTTCTCGAAAATTTGTCATCAACATCGTCCTGATGGCCTTCGTATTAGGGGTGCTATCTACCATTATCACCTCCATTTTCCTCCAATGGAATATCATCCTCGTCTTCTTAGGAGCGGCCGTTGTATCCCTAGGGTTCATCGGCGCGACCTACCTTTTGCTCGATCTCCAAACGGAGGGGCGGGGCAGCCAAGTCGAAAAAATCCTTCCCGATGCGCTGCAACTCATCGCGAGCAACATCAAATCAGGGTTAACCACGGAACGCGCCCTCCTGGTGTCGGCGCGCCCCGAATTCGGGCCATTGGAAACCGAACTGAAACGGGTATCCACCCGCATCCTCTCGGGAATGCCAGTGGAGAAAGCCATTCTGGAGATTCCCCGCCACATCAAATCAACATTAGTTGAGCGTACCGTCTGGCTGCTCGCCCGAGGCATTTCTTCTGGGGGGGAAATAGCGGATCTCCTCTTACAACTTTCTCGCAACCTCCGCACCCAATTGGCGTTGCAGAGCGAGGCCCGCGCCTCCATTTCTATTTATCTAATTCTCATCTTCTTCTCCGCGGCATTCGGGGGACCCGCGCTGTATGCGGTGTCGTCGTTCATTGTGCAGGTCATGGCCTCCCAGATATCATCCACCCCGCAAGTAGACCCAGGGGTGCTCGCCCAAGCGGGATCGCGCTTCTCTGGATTGAGTGGGTTTATCAGCGGGCAAGGAGAGATAGTTGATCCCCAATTCATCGTCTTGTTCGCCCAAATCATGCTCTTCGTAGGAGGCATATTCGCCTCGCTCATATTGGGGGCCATCGCCACCGGAAGAGAAAAGGACGGGGTGAAATACATCCCCGTGGTACTGCTTTTCTCATTCGGCCTATTTTATCTTGTACGGTTCGTCCTGGTGGCGGCTTTCGGGGATCTGCTGCTTTAGGGTCGGTTATGGGAGAATCCTGCCTGCTTTTGCTGGTAGATAAATTTGGGGGCTGAAATTGACGGGTCTACTTGAAATTTGGTAAATATCTGAATACGAAATACCCACTTAAAGATAGTTTAAAATACTTTAAGATACTTTAAGATTGAATGACTGTAGAAGAGCTCCTGAGTCAAGAGGAAAGCGAGTCGCTCGAAAGAAAGTCCAGTATAGCCGATTCAAAAGGCATTGGAGAAACGGCTTGTGCGTTCGCTAAC
The nucleotide sequence above comes from Candidatus Diapherotrites archaeon. Encoded proteins:
- a CDS encoding type II secretion system F family protein, which produces MSADIGIPVLREIQDAFETQFRYLGMRISSRKFVINIVLMAFVLGVLSTIITSIFLQWNIILVFLGAAVVSLGFIGATYLLLDLQTEGRGSQVEKILPDALQLIASNIKSGLTTERALLVSARPEFGPLETELKRVSTRILSGMPVEKAILEIPRHIKSTLVERTVWLLARGISSGGEIADLLLQLSRNLRTQLALQSEARASISIYLILIFFSAAFGGPALYAVSSFIVQVMASQISSTPQVDPGVLAQAGSRFSGLSGFISGQGEIVDPQFIVLFAQIMLFVGGIFASLILGAIATGREKDGVKYIPVVLLFSFGLFYLVRFVLVAAFGDLLL